The segment TGACGCAAGGGCGGGGCACATTTACCATGGAGTTTGACCATTATGCGGAGTTGCCGGAGGCCCGGCTTCAGGAGCTGATAGGAGGCTATAAAATCGGGCCGGACGTTTTGCCTTAGGAAAATAAAATTTGCCTAAATTCGGTTTTTGTGTATAATAATCAAGTTTGCATTCAACGTTTCATTGTGGAAAGGAGAGTGTTCATATGGCCAAGAGAAAATTTGAGCGGACCAAGCCGCACGTGAACGTAGGCACGATTGGGCACGTGGACCACGGCAAGACGACGCTGACTGCGGCGATCACCAAAGTGCTAGCGATGAAGGGTCTGGC is part of the Chloroflexota bacterium genome and harbors:
- the tuf gene encoding elongation factor Tu (EF-Tu; promotes GTP-dependent binding of aminoacyl-tRNA to the A-site of ribosomes during protein biosynthesis; when the tRNA anticodon matches the mRNA codon, GTP hydrolysis results; the inactive EF-Tu-GDP leaves the ribosome and release of GDP is promoted by elongation factor Ts; many prokaryotes have two copies of the gene encoding EF-Tu), whose product is MAKRKFERTKPHVNVGTIGHVDHGKTTLTAAITKVLAMKGLA